The following nucleotide sequence is from Candidatus Babeliales bacterium.
TGATTAATGCGCTGCTCAAATGCTGATTTTTTACCCAGCGTTTATTCACAAAAAAATAAATTCCACTTCTATCGTAGCGATACTGTTGGTGATCAGAAATAACACCATTAAGAGAAATATCTGCGTTGGTAGATATGGTAAGTAGATGTTTATGTGTTACTGGTTCGAATAATTGTAGTGCGCGGTCTTTTATATCATCAACTACAGGGCAATTATGTATCGGTTTACCTTCAGAGAACAGTGTAAAGTGAATATGTGGATAATCAAAACAAAAAGCGTTAAACAGCAGTTGTATTGCACGCCATTCTGTTTGCGTTGATTTTAAGAATTTTTTACGCGCAGGAACATTAAAAAAAAGATTGTGGATGCTAATATCGGTGCCCGTTGCACATGCAACAGAATTGACGTGCGCAATAGCGTTTGCTTCCATGAGCACTTGT
It contains:
- the mutL gene encoding DNA mismatch repair endonuclease MutL is translated as MPKIKQLSQHEAQKIAAGEVVERPANIVKELVENSIDAGATRISIYVEDGGKQLIRIIDNGCGMDATDAQKCFDRHATSKITRVDELESIDTFGFRGEALASVASVSKITLLTKEESSLEGTQVLMEANAIAHVNSVACATGTDISIHNLFFNVPARKKFLKSTQTEWRAIQLLFNAFCFDYPHIHFTLFSEGKPIHNCPVVDDIKDRALQLFEPVTHKHLLTISTNADISLNGVISDHQQYRYDRSGIYFFVNKRWVKNQHLSSALI